A genomic segment from Pseudoduganella chitinolytica encodes:
- a CDS encoding c-type cytochrome gives MIKFSVALLLSAVSLAASAGGNVDAGKALAEKYACATCHGKDYNSPIDPSYPKLAGQHRDYLEHALVAYKRADGANGRNNAIMTGQVKPLSNQDIKDIAAYLHSLPGTLTTRR, from the coding sequence ATGATCAAATTCTCCGTTGCCCTGCTGCTGTCCGCCGTCTCGCTCGCCGCCAGCGCGGGCGGCAATGTCGATGCCGGCAAGGCGCTGGCCGAAAAATATGCGTGCGCCACTTGCCACGGCAAGGACTACAACTCGCCGATCGATCCCAGCTATCCGAAACTGGCGGGCCAGCACCGTGATTACCTGGAACACGCGCTGGTGGCGTACAAGCGCGCCGACGGCGCCAATGGCCGCAACAACGCGATCATGACGGGCCAGGTCAAGCCGCTGTCGAACCAGGACATCAAGGACATCGCCGCCTACCTGCACAGCCTCCCGGGCACGTTGACGACGCGGCGCTGA
- a CDS encoding c-type cytochrome gives MTKLFALLVLAGAANAAMAADIVGNASAARNKIEMCIGCHGIPGYKATFPEVFQVPKIGGQNAKYIENALKGYQKGDRKHPSMKGIAVSLSDQDIADIAAFYAQQK, from the coding sequence ATGACAAAACTCTTCGCACTTCTCGTGCTGGCCGGCGCGGCCAATGCCGCCATGGCGGCCGACATCGTCGGCAATGCTTCGGCGGCCCGCAACAAGATCGAAATGTGTATCGGTTGCCACGGCATCCCCGGCTACAAGGCCACGTTCCCCGAAGTGTTCCAGGTGCCGAAGATCGGGGGCCAGAATGCGAAGTACATCGAGAACGCGCTGAAGGGCTACCAGAAGGGCGATCGCAAGCATCCATCCATGAAGGGCATCGCCGTCAGCCTGTCCGACCAGGACATCGCCGACATCGCCGCCTTCTACGCGCAGCAGAAATAA
- a CDS encoding AAA family ATPase yields the protein MHPDNKAKRFEGSDNYVATSDLKLAVNAALTLQRPLLIKGEPGTGKTMLAEEVAAALDRPLLQWHIKSTTKAQQGLYEYDAVSRLRDSQLGDERVRDIHNYIVKGVLWQAFTAPEPVVLLIDEIDKADIEFPNDLLRELDRMEFYVYETREMVTARHRPLVIITSNNEKELPDAFLRRCFFHYIQFPDKDTMEAIVKVHYPNLKQELLAQALQTFYEVRNVSGLKKKPSTSEFLDWLKLLMAEDIPPEALRSQDTKSIVPPLHGALLKNEQDVHLFERLVYMARTNR from the coding sequence ATGCATCCCGACAATAAAGCCAAGCGCTTCGAGGGCTCCGACAACTACGTCGCCACCAGCGACCTGAAACTGGCCGTCAATGCCGCCCTGACCTTGCAGCGCCCCCTCCTGATCAAGGGCGAGCCGGGCACCGGCAAGACGATGCTGGCGGAGGAAGTGGCGGCCGCGCTGGACCGTCCGCTGCTGCAGTGGCACATCAAGTCCACTACCAAGGCGCAGCAGGGCCTGTACGAGTACGACGCGGTGTCGCGCCTGCGCGATTCGCAGCTGGGGGACGAGCGGGTGCGCGACATCCACAACTACATCGTCAAGGGCGTACTGTGGCAGGCGTTCACGGCGCCCGAACCCGTCGTGCTGCTGATCGACGAGATCGACAAGGCCGACATCGAATTCCCCAACGACCTGCTGCGCGAACTGGACCGGATGGAGTTCTACGTCTATGAGACGCGCGAGATGGTCACGGCGCGCCATCGCCCGCTCGTCATCATCACGTCGAACAACGAGAAGGAACTGCCGGACGCCTTCTTGCGCCGCTGCTTCTTCCACTACATCCAGTTCCCCGACAAGGACACGATGGAAGCCATCGTCAAGGTGCACTACCCGAACCTGAAGCAGGAACTGCTGGCGCAGGCGCTGCAGACGTTCTACGAAGTGCGCAACGTCTCCGGCCTGAAGAAGAAGCCGTCCACGTCCGAATTCCTCGACTGGCTGAAACTGCTGATGGCCGAGGACATCCCGCCGGAAGCCCTGCGCAGCCAGGACACGAAATCGATCGTGCCGCCGCTGCACGGCGCCCTCCTGAAGAACGAGCAGGACGTGCACCTGTTCGAGCGCCTCGTCTACATGGCCCGCACCAACCGATGA
- a CDS encoding GNAT family N-acetyltransferase, producing MNDVVPIVLELNGVRLEPLAARHEAGLRAAACDGKLWQLRVTSVPEPDNVAAYIATALEMRPGRLAFAAIDSATDTVIGTTSFHDIVPALERVEIGYTWYAHSRQRSHVNTTCKRLLLGHAFDTLGCAVVGFRTDNFNHASQRAIERLGAKRDGVLRHHALRRDGTVRDTVIYSIVRGEWPEVRAQLDYLLAKERPC from the coding sequence ATGAACGACGTCGTTCCCATCGTGCTGGAGCTGAACGGCGTGCGCCTGGAACCGCTGGCCGCGCGCCACGAAGCGGGCCTGCGCGCCGCCGCGTGCGACGGCAAGCTGTGGCAACTGCGCGTGACGTCCGTGCCCGAGCCGGACAATGTCGCCGCGTACATCGCGACGGCGCTGGAGATGCGGCCCGGCCGGCTGGCCTTCGCAGCGATCGACAGCGCCACCGATACCGTGATCGGCACCACCAGCTTCCACGACATCGTGCCTGCCCTCGAGCGCGTCGAGATTGGCTACACGTGGTATGCGCACAGCCGCCAGCGCAGCCACGTCAATACCACCTGCAAGCGCCTGCTGCTGGGCCATGCGTTCGATACGCTGGGCTGCGCCGTCGTGGGCTTCCGGACCGACAATTTCAACCATGCGTCGCAGCGCGCCATCGAGCGCCTGGGCGCGAAGCGGGACGGGGTGCTGCGCCACCACGCGCTGCGCCGCGACGGCACCGTGCGCGATACCGTCATCTACAGCATCGTGCGGGGCGAATGGCCGGAGGTGCGCGCCCAGCTCGACTACCTGCTTGCGAAGGAACGGCCATGCTGA
- a CDS encoding vWA domain-containing protein, with protein sequence MLIDFFFTLKDAKIPVTIKEFLTLLEAMQQNVIDQSLDDFYYLARLTLVKDEAHFDKFDRAFAQYFKGINGAFEANGAIPLDWLVQRMQRELTDEQKAALEKFGYDKLMDRLQELLKEQKERHEGGSKWIGTGGTSPFGNGGTNPEGIRIGGKGGNRTAVKVWDQRTYKDYDADRELGTRNIKVALRRLRRFAREGAAEELALEQTIRATANNAGYLDIRMQPERRNNVKVLMLFDVGGTMDDHIERTEELFSAAKTEFKNMEFYYFHNCVYDYLWKNNRRRNAERFPTWDVLRKYKPDTKLVFVGDATMSPYEILQPGGSVEYNNEEAGAEWLARFTQAFPKFVWLNPEPEGLWQYRQSIAVIRQLMNNRMFPITLDGLERAMRTLAK encoded by the coding sequence ATGCTGATCGACTTCTTCTTCACCTTGAAGGACGCGAAGATCCCCGTCACGATCAAGGAGTTCCTGACCCTGCTGGAAGCCATGCAGCAGAACGTCATCGACCAGTCGCTCGATGATTTCTACTACCTGGCGCGCCTGACGCTGGTCAAGGACGAAGCGCACTTCGACAAGTTCGACCGTGCCTTCGCGCAGTACTTCAAGGGTATCAACGGTGCGTTCGAGGCCAACGGCGCGATCCCGCTCGACTGGCTGGTGCAGCGCATGCAGCGCGAGCTGACCGACGAACAGAAGGCCGCGCTGGAAAAATTCGGCTACGACAAGCTGATGGACCGGCTGCAGGAGCTGCTGAAGGAGCAGAAGGAACGCCACGAAGGCGGCAGCAAGTGGATCGGCACGGGCGGCACTTCGCCGTTCGGCAACGGCGGCACCAATCCGGAAGGCATCCGCATCGGCGGCAAGGGCGGCAACCGCACGGCGGTGAAGGTGTGGGACCAGCGCACCTACAAGGACTACGACGCCGACCGCGAACTGGGCACCCGCAACATCAAGGTGGCCCTGCGCCGCCTGCGCCGCTTCGCGCGCGAAGGCGCCGCCGAGGAACTGGCGCTGGAACAGACCATCCGCGCCACCGCCAACAACGCCGGCTACCTGGACATCAGGATGCAGCCCGAGCGCCGCAACAACGTCAAGGTGCTGATGCTGTTCGACGTGGGCGGCACGATGGACGACCATATCGAACGCACGGAGGAACTGTTCTCGGCCGCGAAGACGGAATTCAAGAACATGGAGTTCTACTATTTCCACAACTGCGTCTACGACTACCTGTGGAAGAACAACCGCCGCCGCAACGCCGAGCGCTTCCCCACCTGGGACGTGCTGCGCAAGTACAAGCCGGACACGAAGCTGGTCTTCGTGGGCGATGCCACCATGAGCCCTTATGAAATCCTGCAGCCGGGCGGCTCGGTCGAGTACAACAACGAGGAAGCGGGCGCCGAATGGCTGGCCCGCTTCACGCAGGCGTTCCCGAAATTCGTCTGGCTCAATCCCGAGCCGGAAGGCCTGTGGCAGTACCGCCAGTCGATCGCCGTCATCCGCCAGCTGATGAACAACCGCATGTTCCCCATCACCCTGGATGGGCTGGAGCGGGCCATGCGGACGCTGGCCAAGTAA
- a CDS encoding IS110 family transposase, translating into MKVMENYIGIDVCKDRLDVDGYPHSHKSSFTNDEAGRQALVETLAPLAPKGIVLEATGGLEFPVVCELARAGMQVFVVNPRQARDFAKAIGLLAKTDQIDAFALARFAEAVKPQPRALKSEELLDLEEVLTRRRQLVDMITAEKNRRTRVSLKTAKQIDEHIEWLERQVKHADTDMGDAIKKSPIWQAKSNLLKSIPGVGQVTVNTLLAELPELGQLNRREIAALVGICPFNNDSGGHRGKRRIWGGRASVRSVLYMATLVATRHNSVIQAFYQKLLEAGKMKKVALVACMRKLLTTMNAMVHNNTPWEAPAQT; encoded by the coding sequence ATTAAGGTCATGGAAAATTACATCGGTATTGACGTCTGCAAGGACCGGCTTGACGTGGACGGCTATCCGCACTCGCATAAGAGCAGTTTTACGAACGACGAAGCAGGTCGGCAAGCCTTGGTCGAAACGCTTGCCCCTTTGGCTCCAAAGGGCATTGTGCTGGAAGCGACGGGAGGGCTGGAGTTTCCCGTGGTCTGCGAGCTTGCCAGAGCAGGTATGCAGGTTTTCGTCGTTAATCCTCGCCAAGCGCGCGACTTCGCGAAGGCTATCGGTTTGTTGGCAAAAACTGACCAGATCGATGCGTTTGCACTGGCCCGGTTTGCCGAAGCGGTCAAGCCACAGCCCCGCGCACTGAAGTCCGAAGAGTTGCTTGATCTGGAAGAGGTCTTAACCAGACGGCGCCAGCTCGTCGACATGATCACTGCCGAGAAAAATCGAAGGACGAGGGTTTCGCTGAAGACAGCGAAGCAGATTGATGAGCATATCGAATGGCTGGAGCGGCAAGTCAAACACGCCGACACAGACATGGGCGATGCGATCAAGAAGAGCCCGATCTGGCAAGCTAAATCGAACTTGCTCAAGTCGATTCCCGGGGTTGGTCAGGTTACGGTCAACACGCTGCTAGCCGAACTTCCAGAACTGGGGCAGCTGAACCGGCGAGAGATCGCGGCACTGGTCGGCATTTGCCCCTTCAATAACGACAGTGGGGGCCATCGAGGAAAGCGACGCATTTGGGGCGGGCGCGCTAGCGTGCGCTCCGTTCTATACATGGCTACGTTAGTAGCGACACGCCACAACTCCGTCATCCAAGCTTTCTACCAGAAGTTACTGGAGGCGGGCAAAATGAAGAAGGTAGCGTTGGTGGCTTGCATGCGCAAACTGCTCACCACCATGAACGCTATGGTTCACAACAACACCCCTTGGGAAGCTCCCGCACAAACTTGA
- a CDS encoding TorF family putative porin yields the protein MKRLISGVVTSLLCTTCYAHDGAVSFNAAATSDYRYRGISQTRLRPALQGGVDWADSASGVYAGAWASTIRWTRDAGGGGGAELDLYAGRRGALASGVTYDAGVLGYAYPSNGLQPSADTLELYGQLGYGPATVKYSHALTNLFGFAESRHSDYLDAAVNRELGAGWTLNLHAGRQRVRGHAAASYTDWKAGVTKDLGLVTVALSYVGTNAGKAAYASPANGKFTGRDALVLTVARTF from the coding sequence ATGAAACGATTGATTTCAGGCGTCGTCACGTCCCTGCTGTGCACAACCTGCTACGCCCACGACGGCGCGGTCTCGTTCAACGCCGCCGCCACCTCGGACTACCGCTACCGCGGCATCTCGCAAACCCGGCTGCGGCCGGCCCTGCAGGGCGGCGTGGACTGGGCCGACAGCGCCAGCGGCGTCTACGCCGGCGCCTGGGCCTCGACGATACGGTGGACCCGCGATGCGGGCGGCGGCGGCGGCGCCGAGCTGGATCTGTACGCGGGCCGGCGTGGCGCGCTGGCCAGTGGCGTCACGTACGATGCAGGTGTGCTGGGATATGCCTATCCGTCGAATGGCCTGCAGCCGAGCGCGGACACGCTGGAGCTGTACGGCCAGCTGGGTTACGGCCCCGCCACGGTGAAGTACTCGCACGCGCTCACGAACCTGTTCGGTTTCGCGGAGAGCCGCCACAGCGACTACCTGGATGCCGCCGTGAACCGCGAGCTGGGCGCGGGCTGGACGCTGAACCTGCATGCGGGGCGGCAGCGCGTGCGCGGCCATGCGGCGGCCAGCTATACCGACTGGAAAGCCGGCGTGACGAAGGACCTGGGCTTGGTGACGGTGGCGCTGTCCTACGTGGGCACGAACGCCGGCAAGGCCGCGTACGCGTCGCCCGCCAACGGCAAGTTCACGGGACGCGACGCGCTGGTGCTGACGGTGGCGCGCACTTTTTGA
- the kdpE gene encoding two-component system response regulator KdpE, with amino-acid sequence MNDIAPPTALLVEDEPQIRRFVRLALEQEGWHVQESATMQRGLIDAGTRRPDLVILDLGLPDGDGVDLIADLRSWSPVPVIVLSARVSEEEKIRALDAGADDYLTKPFGVGELLARVRALRRRRRTPGQDAGGTVQFGDVGVDLQARMVTRGGQMVHLTPTEYRLLAVLVNNANRVVTNPQLLREVWGPTHVNNGHYLRIYMGHLRQKLERDPAQPVHLLTETAVGYRLLLAG; translated from the coding sequence ATGAATGACATTGCGCCACCCACCGCGCTGCTTGTCGAGGACGAGCCGCAGATCCGCCGCTTCGTGCGCCTCGCCCTGGAACAGGAAGGCTGGCACGTGCAGGAATCGGCCACGATGCAGCGCGGCCTGATCGACGCCGGTACGCGCCGGCCCGACCTCGTGATCCTCGACCTGGGGCTGCCGGACGGCGATGGCGTCGACCTGATCGCCGACCTGCGCAGCTGGTCGCCGGTACCGGTGATCGTGCTGTCGGCCCGCGTCTCGGAAGAGGAGAAGATCCGTGCCCTGGACGCGGGCGCGGACGACTATCTCACCAAGCCGTTCGGCGTGGGCGAGCTGCTGGCGCGCGTGCGTGCCCTGCGGCGGCGGCGCCGCACGCCGGGGCAGGATGCCGGCGGCACCGTGCAGTTCGGCGACGTGGGCGTCGACCTGCAGGCGCGCATGGTCACGCGCGGCGGCCAGATGGTGCACCTGACACCGACCGAATATCGCCTGCTTGCGGTGCTGGTCAACAACGCCAACCGCGTCGTCACCAATCCCCAGCTGCTGCGCGAGGTATGGGGGCCGACGCATGTCAACAACGGTCACTATCTGCGCATCTACATGGGCCACCTGCGCCAGAAGCTCGAGCGCGATCCCGCCCAGCCGGTGCATCTGCTGACCGAAACGGCCGTGGGCTACCGGCTGCTGCTGGCGGGCTAG
- a CDS encoding DUF4118 domain-containing protein, translating to MIPLDSQRPDPDVLLAQVQERARRSARGRLRIYFGASAGAGKTYAMLAAARELQAAGAQALVGLVETHGRADTAAMLEGLELLPRKAVTWRGKTLPEFDLDGALARRPALLLVDELAHANAPGSRHPKRWQDVEELLDAGIDVFTTVNVQHLESLNDVVGGITGIRVAETLPDTVFDRADEVVLVDVPADELLARLKGGKVYQGEQASRAARNFFRKGNLIALRELALRRTAERIGDDVQAYRVEQSIGPLWKTGVALLACVGPRPGAEYVVRSAARLAGQLNAPWHAVYVETPALQRLPATRRERILQTLKLAQELGATTAVLAGEDIGATIARHALAQNIGKVVLGRASRAWPWQVSHLRRIAAAAPALDIVETGTDIRPGAPPAGNAAANALPSGGRRYLLALAACAAVALAGVPLAGMLEQTNIAMLFLLAVLLVAVRLGRGPAVLASFVGVAAFDYLFVQPTFSFAVSDFQYLITFAVMLAVGVIASHLTAGLRFQARVATHREERALALYDYARELTGVLQAEQVHEITRRTLAQAFRARVMLLLPDAEGRLAAPAQPEIAPDLAIAQWAFDHAAAAGSGTGTLPASPLFYLPLVAPMRTRGVLVLEPRERRWLLIPEQQRQLDTFAALAAIALERVHYIDVAQAALVQMESERLRNSLLAALSHDLRTPLTSLVGLAESLAMSPLSPVQLELARALQEEAVRMSTLVANLLDMARIESGAVRLNLQWHALEETVGSALRACRALLAGHRVVTRLPAELPLVRYDAVLMERVLVNLLENAAKYAPPGSTVTLGACAAAERLEVTVADDGPGLPAGQEEAVFEKFTRGERESAKPGVGLGLAICRAIVQAHGGTIAARRAPQGGAALVFTLPLGRPPAPPEEIDE from the coding sequence ATGATCCCCCTCGACAGCCAGCGCCCCGATCCCGATGTCCTGCTCGCGCAGGTACAGGAGCGTGCGCGGCGCAGTGCGCGCGGCCGCCTGCGCATCTATTTCGGCGCGTCCGCCGGGGCCGGCAAGACGTACGCGATGCTGGCCGCGGCCCGCGAGCTGCAGGCCGCCGGCGCGCAGGCGCTGGTGGGCCTCGTCGAAACGCATGGCCGCGCCGACACGGCGGCCATGCTGGAAGGGCTGGAGCTGTTGCCCCGCAAGGCCGTGACGTGGCGCGGCAAGACGCTCCCGGAATTCGACCTGGACGGCGCCCTGGCGCGGCGCCCGGCGCTGTTGCTGGTCGATGAACTGGCGCATGCGAATGCGCCGGGCTCGCGCCATCCGAAGCGCTGGCAGGATGTCGAGGAACTGCTCGATGCGGGCATCGACGTATTTACGACGGTGAACGTGCAGCACCTGGAAAGCCTGAACGACGTGGTGGGCGGCATTACCGGCATCCGCGTGGCCGAGACGCTGCCGGACACGGTGTTCGACCGGGCCGACGAGGTGGTGCTGGTCGATGTGCCGGCCGACGAGCTGCTGGCGCGACTGAAGGGCGGCAAGGTGTACCAGGGCGAACAGGCCAGCCGCGCGGCGCGTAACTTCTTCCGCAAGGGGAACCTGATCGCGCTGCGCGAGCTGGCGCTGCGCCGCACGGCCGAGCGCATCGGCGACGACGTGCAGGCCTACCGCGTCGAGCAGTCGATCGGCCCGTTGTGGAAGACGGGCGTGGCGCTGCTGGCCTGCGTCGGCCCGCGACCCGGCGCCGAGTACGTCGTGCGCAGCGCGGCGCGGCTGGCCGGCCAGCTCAACGCGCCCTGGCATGCCGTCTACGTCGAGACACCGGCACTGCAGCGGCTCCCGGCCACGCGCCGTGAGCGCATCCTGCAGACCCTGAAGCTGGCGCAGGAGCTGGGCGCTACCACGGCGGTGCTGGCCGGCGAGGACATCGGTGCCACCATCGCACGCCACGCGCTGGCGCAGAACATCGGCAAGGTGGTGCTGGGCCGGGCCAGCCGTGCATGGCCCTGGCAGGTATCGCACCTGCGCCGCATCGCGGCCGCCGCGCCGGCGCTGGATATCGTGGAGACGGGAACGGACATCCGGCCCGGCGCACCGCCGGCCGGCAACGCGGCGGCCAACGCCTTGCCGTCGGGAGGGCGCCGTTACCTGCTGGCGCTGGCCGCCTGTGCCGCCGTCGCGCTGGCTGGCGTACCGCTGGCAGGCATGCTGGAGCAGACCAATATCGCGATGCTGTTCCTGCTGGCCGTGCTGCTGGTGGCGGTGCGGCTGGGCCGCGGCCCGGCCGTGCTGGCCAGTTTTGTCGGTGTGGCCGCGTTCGACTACCTGTTCGTGCAGCCCACGTTCTCGTTTGCTGTCAGCGATTTCCAGTACCTGATCACGTTTGCCGTGATGCTGGCCGTGGGCGTGATCGCCAGCCACCTGACGGCCGGGCTGCGTTTCCAGGCCAGGGTGGCGACGCACCGCGAAGAGCGCGCGCTGGCGCTGTACGACTATGCGCGTGAGCTGACCGGCGTGCTGCAGGCGGAGCAGGTCCATGAGATCACCAGGCGCACGCTGGCCCAGGCGTTCCGCGCCCGCGTGATGCTGCTGTTGCCCGATGCCGAAGGCCGTCTGGCGGCGCCGGCGCAGCCGGAGATCGCGCCCGACCTCGCCATCGCCCAGTGGGCATTCGACCATGCGGCAGCGGCCGGCAGCGGCACCGGCACGCTGCCGGCGTCGCCGCTGTTCTACCTGCCGCTGGTGGCGCCGATGCGTACGCGTGGCGTGCTGGTGCTGGAACCGCGTGAGCGGCGCTGGCTGCTGATCCCGGAACAGCAGCGCCAGCTCGACACGTTCGCGGCGCTGGCCGCCATCGCGCTGGAGCGGGTGCACTACATCGACGTGGCCCAGGCCGCGCTGGTCCAGATGGAATCCGAGCGGCTGCGCAACTCCCTGCTGGCGGCGCTGTCCCACGACCTGCGTACGCCGCTGACATCGCTCGTCGGCCTGGCCGAGTCACTGGCCATGTCGCCGCTGTCGCCGGTACAGCTGGAACTGGCGCGCGCACTGCAGGAGGAAGCGGTGCGCATGAGCACCCTGGTCGCGAACCTGCTGGACATGGCGCGCATCGAGAGCGGCGCCGTGCGGCTGAACCTGCAGTGGCACGCGCTGGAGGAGACGGTGGGTAGCGCGCTGCGCGCCTGCCGCGCGCTGCTGGCGGGGCACCGGGTCGTCACGCGGCTGCCGGCCGAGCTGCCGCTGGTGCGCTACGACGCGGTGCTGATGGAGCGTGTCCTGGTCAACCTGCTGGAGAACGCGGCCAAGTACGCGCCGCCGGGCAGCACCGTCACGCTGGGCGCATGCGCGGCCGCCGAGCGCCTGGAAGTGACGGTCGCGGACGATGGCCCGGGCCTGCCGGCCGGCCAGGAAGAAGCGGTCTTTGAAAAGTTCACGCGCGGCGAACGCGAGTCGGCCAAGCCGGGCGTGGGACTGGGACTGGCCATCTGCCGGGCCATCGTGCAGGCGCATGGCGGCACCATCGCCGCGCGTCGGGCGCCGCAGGGCGGTGCCGCGCTGGTCTTCACGCTGCCGCTGGGCCGGCCGCCCGCGCCGCCGGAGGAAATCGATGAATGA
- the kdpC gene encoding potassium-transporting ATPase subunit KdpC, producing MLLRPAIVVFAALTCVCGIVYPLAVTAIGKAAFPAQAAGSLVMQGGQVVGSRLVGQSFTSPRYFWGRPSATAPMPYNGSASGGSNQGPLNPALREAVRGRLAALRAADPGNVAPVPVDLVTASASGLDPDISLAGAQYQAARVARARGIDAGRVRVLVEQHAERPLLGVLGEPRVNVLALNLALDAR from the coding sequence ATGCTGCTCCGTCCCGCCATCGTCGTCTTCGCCGCGCTGACCTGCGTCTGCGGCATCGTCTATCCACTCGCCGTCACGGCCATCGGCAAGGCCGCTTTCCCGGCGCAAGCCGCCGGCAGCCTGGTGATGCAGGGCGGACAGGTCGTCGGCTCGCGCCTGGTCGGCCAGTCGTTTACTTCGCCGCGCTATTTCTGGGGCCGGCCTTCCGCCACCGCGCCGATGCCGTACAACGGCAGCGCTTCCGGTGGCTCCAACCAGGGCCCGCTCAACCCGGCGCTGCGAGAGGCCGTGCGGGGGCGCCTCGCGGCCCTGCGCGCCGCCGATCCCGGCAACGTGGCGCCCGTGCCGGTGGACCTGGTGACGGCTTCGGCCAGCGGGCTCGATCCCGACATCAGCCTGGCCGGTGCGCAGTACCAGGCGGCGCGCGTGGCGCGGGCGCGCGGTATCGATGCCGGCCGCGTGCGCGTGCTGGTCGAGCAGCATGCCGAGCGGCCGCTGCTCGGCGTGCTGGGCGAGCCGCGCGTCAACGTGCTGGCCCTGAACCTGGCGCTGGATGCCCGCTGA